The genomic region CTGGAAATACTATTCCTAAAAATAAAGATGGATACAAAATATACCGTTCCCAAGCCAACAAACAGCATAGTGAGGTCCCACAATAAATCCGTATGAATCTTTGGGGCATCAATAAGTGAGTAGGTGTAATATGTAAGATTGGGAATCTTCAAAAATCAGGTTTTGTTAAGTTCTCTAGCGACCCGTACCATTAATTCCGATGGGCTTACCGGTTTTGAGATGAAATCATTGGCTCCTAGTTCAAAAGCGCTTAGGACGTTCTCTTCATTGCCGGCAGACGAAATTATTATTATGGGTATTTGGGATTTGATTTCATTGCGTACATAATCTATCAATTCTATCCCCGAGAAATAGGGCATCATAATATCGCTGACTATAATATCGGGTTCATGGTCTTTTAAGTATTCTTTTACCTGCTTGCCATCGCTATTATGTACCACATCGTAACCGGCCCTTTTTAAACGATGGTTTAATAAAGATGCCAACAACTGGTCGTCGTCTGCCAACAATACTTGTTTCCGTTTCATCATCTAACTGCGTTTTGTTTTGGTCAGAGCTTCCAGTTCACGATCAATTGCATTTTCAATACTGGGATATTCCACCACAAAACACTCGTAAAGAAAGCGTAGGTATGCAATATCCTTGGTCGTTTGGCTTACGTTCTGCATACTTTCCACAATTTCAAGTAATGCTTTGGTATGCATCATTTTGAGTCCGTTCTTAACCTTGTGGGAGCAAAAGCGAAGTTGTTCAAAATCCTTGTTGTCCAATGCCAACCGGGCTTGCCCAATAAATTCCAGCGCATTTTGTTTGTACAACAGTACAAGTTCCTGTAATAGACCCAACTCACCCATACAATCTTCCAATACCGGGGCAAGGTCAATTGTCTGTTGATGAAGACTGGTTTTTATTGAGCTGTCAATGATTTCGATTTCACGGGTAAAGCCCTTTGTGATTTCCGTTTGGGAAGTTGTAGCCGTTCCCCAAATCTTATTTTCAAGGTTTTGTTTGAACACCCTGAAAGTTTCCTTGAGTTCATTCGCTTCATCCACTGAAAGTTGCTCGAATGAGAAACTATTGAGTGTGGCCTCTAAATTTGATAATTGGGCAAGTAGGTCTACTGTTTTGATCGGGGGCATTACAGATTTGGGTATTTGGTTGGTATTCTTGTTTCTTACAAAATCACTTGAATCTTAATTCTACAATGCTTTTGTGTTTGTAAAAGTGACCTATTATGGTAGCTATGACAATTAATTGTTGCCTAAGCGGCCATATATGTTGTCAAATTGCCAAATATGTAGTGTAAATTTCCTACAACCACTTATTTTAAAGAACATTAGTTAAAAAAGAATCCTTATTTTTAAGACGGATTAGTATAGAAAGAAACCATAAACCAATTCAAAAAAATAAATGAGACGATCAACCGTATTTGCCTGTATCCTAGTTCTTTTCTCGTGCAAGGAAACCGAAAAAAAAACTGAAATGAGCCTTGAGGAAAAAGCAAAGACCATTCATGAAAAAGTATTGACCATTGATACCCATAACGACATCAATGTTGCCAACTTCACAGCCGAAAAAAATTATACGCAGCGTTTGGAAACCCAAATAAACCTTCCAAAAATGGATGAAGGCGGACTTGATGTGACCTGGCTTATCGTGTATACCGGACAAGATTCGCTGACCACTGCCGGGTATGCCAAAGCTGAAGAAAACGCTATGGCCAAATTTGATGCCATTCATAGACTTTGTGATGAAATAGCTCCTGATACAATTGAATTGGCCCTAACCTCTGACGATGTTCGCAGAATTCATGCCTCGGGCAAGAAAATAGCCATGATTGGTGTGGAGAATGCCTATCCTATGGGCGAAGACCTTGATAACTTTGAAAAGTATCATGCATTGGGGGCTAGATACATTTCATTATCCCATAACGGCCATAGTCAATTTTGTGACTCCAATACAGGTGAAAATGATAGTATATGGTTACATAACGGTTTAAGTGATTTGGGCAAAGAAGCTGTAAAAGAGATGAATAGATTAGGAATCATGATTGATGTATCGCACCCATCCAAAGAATCTATGAAACAAATGATAGCGCTTTCCAAAGCTCCGATCATTGCATCGCACTCATCGGCAAGGGCCTTATGCGACCACAGTAGAAATTTGGATGACGAACAGCTCAAGCTTATGAAAGCGAACGGTGGGGTTGTGCAGACTGTGGCCTTTAGTTCGTACCTGAACACCAGCAAGCATGAAAACAGGGCCGCTTACATGAAAGAAGTGTATAAAAAAGTAGCCGATTCGTTGGGTGTCAACTGGTATGAGCGATCACAGTTTTCAACACTAAGCGATGATGAAAAATCAGCTTTTATGGAGAATTATCCAAAGGTTATGAAAATAGCCAAAGAATTGACAAGCAGTAAAAAAGAAGCGCCACCTGCAGTAAACGTTTCAGATTTTGTTGATCATATAGACTACATGGTTGACCTGATAGGCATTGACCATGTGGGGATTAGTTCCGATTTTGATGGCGGCGGTGGTATCGAGGGTTGGTCCGATGCCAGTGAGACTTTTAATGTCACCCTTGAACTGGTCAA from Costertonia aggregata harbors:
- a CDS encoding response regulator, which codes for MMKRKQVLLADDDQLLASLLNHRLKRAGYDVVHNSDGKQVKEYLKDHEPDIIVSDIMMPYFSGIELIDYVRNEIKSQIPIIIISSAGNEENVLSAFELGANDFISKPVSPSELMVRVARELNKT
- a CDS encoding Hpt domain-containing protein, with the protein product MPPIKTVDLLAQLSNLEATLNSFSFEQLSVDEANELKETFRVFKQNLENKIWGTATTSQTEITKGFTREIEIIDSSIKTSLHQQTIDLAPVLEDCMGELGLLQELVLLYKQNALEFIGQARLALDNKDFEQLRFCSHKVKNGLKMMHTKALLEIVESMQNVSQTTKDIAYLRFLYECFVVEYPSIENAIDRELEALTKTKRS
- a CDS encoding dipeptidase codes for the protein MRRSTVFACILVLFSCKETEKKTEMSLEEKAKTIHEKVLTIDTHNDINVANFTAEKNYTQRLETQINLPKMDEGGLDVTWLIVYTGQDSLTTAGYAKAEENAMAKFDAIHRLCDEIAPDTIELALTSDDVRRIHASGKKIAMIGVENAYPMGEDLDNFEKYHALGARYISLSHNGHSQFCDSNTGENDSIWLHNGLSDLGKEAVKEMNRLGIMIDVSHPSKESMKQMIALSKAPIIASHSSARALCDHSRNLDDEQLKLMKANGGVVQTVAFSSYLNTSKHENRAAYMKEVYKKVADSLGVNWYERSQFSTLSDDEKSAFMENYPKVMKIAKELTSSKKEAPPAVNVSDFVDHIDYMVDLIGIDHVGISSDFDGGGGIEGWSDASETFNVTLELVKRGYTEAEIEKLWGGNLLRVLDEVQAIAKEMQQS